The following are encoded in a window of Impatiens glandulifera chromosome 5, dImpGla2.1, whole genome shotgun sequence genomic DNA:
- the LOC124937941 gene encoding proline-rich receptor-like protein kinase PERK8: MSSSSPPPPSNSTTTPPTSSNRSPPPPQLSSPPPPANSTSPATPPPQSSPPPATASPPPATASPPPSPVLSPPPIPSPPPPSSSPPPSPPANNSPPPPTTVPSPPPPKKSPPPAPPTAPPTAPPSPPPATLSPPPAPPATPPENSTPPPPSATPPIPSPPSILPPPPPSPSPPPVIISPTVPPATNSSTNRTSSSPNTPIIRPTTRTNTTNSPPTAIARDSGHNGNAVAIGSIAGFLALSLIVIAVWFSKKRKKSNHDRYMMPSPFNSSQHSDSMFLRNQYNSAPNSAPHSSQLSGTVSANNYMYSPDPSSKTWFTYEELTEATEGYKTENILGEGGFGCVYKGVLPDGREIAVKQLKKDGGQGEREFRAEVDIISRVHHRHLVSLVGYCISEQHRLLVYEYVANDTLYFHLHGKGRPSMEWGTRVKVATGSAKGLAYLHEDCHPRIIHRDIKTSNILLDSDFEAKVADFGLAKLANDTHTHISTRVMGTFGYLAPEYASTGKLTEKSDLFSFGVVLLELITGRKPVDGSQPLGDESLVEWARPLLAEAIETEKFDELVDPKLEKNYVASEMFRMIEAAAACIRHSAPRRPKMSQIVRALDGMGDAAEDLNNGIKLGQSGVFDSREQSAQIRMFQRMAFGSQDYSSDYRSRSHSGWRN, translated from the exons ATGTCTTCATCATCACCACCACCTCCTAGTAATTCCACTACAACTCCTCCAACTTCATCCAATCGTTCCCCTCCGCCGCCGCAATTGTCATCGCCGCCGCCACCGGCAAATTCAACATCTCCGGCAACCCCACCTCCTCAATCCTCTCCACCGCCGGCCACCGCTTCCCCACCACCGGCCACTGCTTCCCCACCGCCATCTCCTGTTTTATCTCCTCCCCCAATCCCATCACCGCCGCCACCGTCATCTTCCCCGCCACCTTCACCTCCAGCCAATAACTCCCCTCCACCACCCACTACCGTACCCTCTCCCCCGCCTCCCAAAAAATCACCACCACCGGCGCCGCCGACTGCACCGCCGACTGCGCCACCGTCACCACCGCCGGCGACACTATCACCGCCGCCGGCACCGCCTGCAACTCCTCCAGAAAATTCAACTCCGCCACCTCCTTCAGCTACTCCTCCAATTCCATCGCCACCCTCaattcttcctcctcctcctccttctccttccCCTCCGCCGGTCATCATTTCTCCCACCGTTCCTCCGGCGACTAATTCATCAACTAATAGAACAAGTTCGTCACCCAATACTCCAATTATCAGACCAACTACAAGAACAAATACAACTAATTCTCCACCTACTGCAATCGCTAGAGACAGCGGACATAACGGAAATGCGGTGGCCATCGGCAGCATTGCTGGATTTCTTGCTCTTAGTCTTATCGTAATAGCTGTATGGTTCTcaaagaaaaggaagaagagtAATCATGATAGATATATGATGCCATCTCCATTTAATTCTTCACAACATTCAGATTCAATGTTCTTAAGGAATCAGTATAACTCTGCACCAAATTCTGCTCCACATTCATCTCAACTTTCTGGAACTGTTTCCGCAAACAATTATATGTACTCACCAGACCCATCTTCAAAAACATGGTTCACTTACGAAGAACTTACAGAGGCCACAGAAGGATATAAAACAGAGAACATTCTAGGAGAAGGTGGATTCGGTTGCGTTTACAAAGGAGTTCTTCCAGACGGGAGAGAAATTGCAGTCAAACAGCTAAAGAAAGATGGTGGACAAGGTGAAAGAGAATTCAGAGCAGAGGTTGACATTATCAGCCGTGTTCATCATCGTCATTTGGTTTCTTTGGTTGGTTATTGCATATCTGAACAACACAGGCTTCTTGTTTATGAATATGTTGCAAATGATACCCTTTATTTTCATTTACATG GTAAAGGTAGGCCATCCATGGAATGGGGTACACGAGTGAAAGTGGCAACTGGTTCGGCAAAGGGTTTAGCTTATCTTCATGAAGATT GTCATCCAAGAATCATTCATAGAGATATAAAGACTTCAAACATTCTCTTAGACAGTGATTTTGAAGCCAAG GTTGCAGATTTTGGGCTCGCCAAGCTTGCAAACGATACCCATACCCATATCAGCACTCGTGTCATGGGAACATTCGG ATATTTAGCACCGGAGTATGCTTCAACCGGAAAATTGACAGAAAAATCCGATCTTTTCTCCTTCGGGGTTGTCCTTTTGGAGCTCATAACCGGGCGCAAGCCAGTCGATGGATCACAACCACTTGGGGACGAGAGTCTTGTAGAGTGG GCTAGGCCATTGCTTGCCGAAGCAATTGAGACAGAAAAATTCGATGAACTAGTGGATCCAAAGCTCGAGAAGAACTACGTCGCGAGCGAAATGTTCCGTATGATTGAAGCAGCCGCAGCTTGTATACGTCATTCCGCACCAAGGAGACCAAAAATGAGCCAG ATCGTGAGGGCCCTTGATGGTATGGGAGATGCAGCGGAAGATTTAAACAATGGAATAAAACTCGGACAAAGTGGAGTATTTGATTCGAGAGAACAATCGGCACAAATAAGAATGTTCCAAAGGATGGCATTTGGTAGCCAGGACTATAGTTCGGATTATCGAAGCCGTTCCCATAGCGGTTGGAGGAACTAG
- the LOC124937948 gene encoding uncharacterized protein LOC124937948 — protein sequence MGEEQDPQKLKRIAASAYDYEKDSRWADYWSNILIPPHMASRPDVIDHFKRKFYQRFIDSDLVVEPMATNTTSQSTRSTQPASNSNEGVRSRSSGSTTRASDPSSTTQVPNPSSLRWDGQTIQFSVNAWVFIVAVLATVPVVPLSISNRAYRLSFMGTACSSIYSLYTLYGKPRAWNLQAVQVWFQSVVASKDFIYSIYCLTFVTSHLCLKFALIPIICRSLEHVAKFLRRNFNRSSLYRKYLEEPCVWVESNTTTLSILASHAEIGLGFLLIISLLSWQRNIIQTFMYWQLLKLMYQAPVTAGYHQSVWAKIGRSVNPLIQRYAPFLNSPLSAVQKWWFR from the exons ATGGGTGAAGAACAGGATCCACAGAAGTTGAAGAGAATCGCTGCGTCGGCTTACGATTACGAGAAAGACTCGAGATGGGCGGATTACTGGTCCAACATTCTTATCCCTCCTCACATGGCTTCTCGTCCCGATGTTATCGATCATTTCAAGCGCAAATTTTACCAGCGTTTCATC GACTCTGATCTTGTTGTGGAACCAATGGCCACAAACACTACCTCACAGTCAACTAGGTCAACACAACCCGCTTCAAACTCAAATGAAGGTGTAAGGTCACGCAGCTCAG GATCAACTACTAGAGCTTCAGATCCGTCATCAACAACCCAAGTTCCAAATCCATCTTCATTACGCTGGGATGGACAAACTATTCAATTTTCTGTCAATGCTTGG GTTTTCATTGTTGCTGTTCTGGCGACAGTTCCGGTTGTGCCTCTATCAATTTCAAATCGGGCTTACAGGCTCTCTTTCATGGGCACAGCATGCTCTTCAATCTACTCCTTGTACACTTTATATGGG AAACCCAGGGCGTGGAATTTACAGGCTGTTCAAGTATGGTTCCAATCTGTGGTTGCCTCCAAGGATTTTATTTATTCCATTTATTGTCTCACTTTTGTGACTTCTCATCTTTGCCTCAAAT TTGCCTTGATTCCCATCATATGTCGATCTCTTGAGCATGTTGCTAAGTTTCTTAGAAGAAATTTCAACCGCTCTTCGTTGTACAG GAAGTACTTGGAAGAGCCATGTGTATGGGTAGAATCTAACACGACTACTCTTAGCATTTTAGCTTCACATGCTGAGATAGGACTTGGATTTCTTCTGATAATTTCTTTGCTCTC GTGGCAACGCAACATAATACAGACCTTTATGTACTGGCAG CTGTTGAAGCTCATGTATCAGGCTCCAGTGACAGCTGGTTACCATCAAAGTGTGTGGGCAAAGATAGGGAGGAGTGTAAATCCACTGATTCAGCGTTATGCCCCATTCTTGAACTCTCCTCTTTCTGCTGTTCAGAAATGGTGGTTTAGGTAA